Proteins encoded in a region of the Poseidonibacter antarcticus genome:
- a CDS encoding HP0495 family protein produces MIDLSKEKLELDYPCNWSYKLVVKESINIKSVVQEVVQKREHSIIKSKSSSKGKFESYNLELLVHNEDDRKLLYEILGKHDDIKMVL; encoded by the coding sequence ATGATTGATTTAAGTAAAGAAAAACTAGAGTTAGATTATCCATGTAATTGGAGTTATAAACTAGTAGTAAAAGAAAGTATTAATATTAAAAGTGTTGTTCAAGAAGTAGTTCAAAAACGAGAGCATTCAATTATTAAATCTAAATCTAGCAGTAAAGGTAAGTTTGAAAGTTATAATTTAGAATTATTAGTTCACAATGAGGATGATAGAAAACTTTTATATGAAATCCTTGGTAAACATGATGATATTAAAATGGTACTTTAA
- the moaC gene encoding cyclic pyranopterin monophosphate synthase MoaC: MTLTHLDDNNRPKMVDVSEKDETKRVAVASGQITMSNDAYKAIIDNTSKKGPVIQTAVIAAIMGVKKTSELIPMCHPLLLSGINCEVEELPNLPGFKLKVRAKLNGQTGVEMEALTGVSIGLLTIYDMVKAIDKAMIISNIQLEKKSGGKSGDFIRS; the protein is encoded by the coding sequence ATGACATTAACACATTTAGATGATAATAATAGGCCAAAGATGGTTGATGTTTCAGAAAAAGATGAAACTAAAAGAGTTGCAGTTGCAAGTGGACAAATAACAATGTCTAATGATGCATATAAGGCTATTATAGATAATACTTCAAAAAAAGGTCCTGTGATTCAAACAGCTGTAATTGCTGCAATTATGGGGGTTAAAAAAACAAGTGAATTAATACCTATGTGTCATCCATTACTTTTAAGTGGAATTAATTGTGAAGTTGAAGAATTACCAAATCTTCCAGGTTTTAAACTAAAGGTAAGAGCAAAGCTAAATGGTCAGACTGGTGTGGAGATGGAAGCTTTAACTGGTGTATCTATTGGTTTATTAACTATCTATGATATGGTTAAAGCAATAGATAAAGCTATGATTATTTCAAATATACAACTTGAAAAAAAATCTGGTGGTAAAAGTGGTGATTTTATAAGGAGTTAA
- the rpsU gene encoding 30S ribosomal protein S21 produces the protein MPGIKVKDSESFDEAYRRFKKQCDRNLIVTETRARRFFEPMTEIRKKQKINARKKMLKRLYMLRRYESRL, from the coding sequence GTGCCAGGCATTAAAGTTAAAGATAGTGAATCATTTGACGAAGCATACAGACGGTTTAAGAAACAATGTGATAGAAATCTTATTGTAACTGAAACAAGAGCTAGAAGATTTTTTGAACCAATGACAGAAATCAGAAAAAAACAAAAAATAAACGCTAGAAAGAAAATGCTTAAAAGATTATACATGCTTAGACGATACGAGTCTAGACTGTAG